AACACGGCATCCGCTCTATCATCCACGAGGCAAATTCCGTGATGGGCATGGCCAACCGCTGGAGCGCGAAATACGCTTCGCTGGTGGCGTGGGGCCTGATTGACCCGAAAAAGCCGCTTCCGAAAGACACCGCCGCGCCCGGCACTCCGGTGCGCGGAGAATTCGCCGTGCGGCTCTCGCGCCTGGAAGCGCGCCAGAAACTGGGGCTGAACCCGAACCGGCTGACCGTAACGGTTTTCGGCGGCAGCCAGGGCGCGCGCAGAATCAACGACGCGATTGTCAACAGCGCGCTGCGCATAACCGCCGCGCGCAGCGACGTGCAGTTCCTGCACATCACCGGCCGGCGCGATTATGTGGAAATAAAAACGCTGTACGGCCCGTCGCCGAAAAACATTTTTGTGCTGGAATACTGCGACCGGATGAACCTGGCGCTACGGGCGGCTGACCTTGCCATCACAAGAGCCGGCGCCAGCACGCTTTCGGAACTGATCGCGGTGCAGAAACCCGCGATCCTCATCCCGTTTCCGGCCGCCACCAACGCGCATCAGGATGCCAACGCCCGCATCTTTGAAAAAACCGGCTGCGCGGTAGTGGTTAAAGAAGACGCGTCTTTCGCGAAACAGCTGTATATCGAGATGGTGCGCCTGCTCGACGTGCCCGGCACGCTTGACGTGATGCGCCACTCCTATGCGGAAGCGGGGTTTCCCAATCCGCTGGAAGCGGCGAACAAACTGGCCTACGCCATAGAGGAACTGGCCGCCGATGTCTGACGCGCGCTTGCGCGCGCGCAATATGTTAAAATAGCCAAAAGATGATCAGGGAGGCGTATGACGGTTCAATACCTCAAAAAAGTCGGGTTTTTCAGGCATCTCAAGCCGGCCGAACTCAATCGAATAAGCTCAATCACCTCGCAGGTGCGGGTAAAAACGGGCGAACTGATTTTTTCAAAAGAAGACATCGGCAGAAGTTTTTTTGTGGTAACCGCCGGGAAAGTGAAAATTTTCACCGGCTCGCCGCAGAACCGGAATAAAACGCTGGCTTACATGGTGGAGGGCGATTTTTTCGGCGAGATGGCCCTGCTGGGCGGCAAAACCCGCTCCGCCTCGGCCGAAGCGGTGACCGACAGCGAACTTATCATCATTGACCGCCAGCGTTTCTTCCAACTGATTGAAACCGACACCAGTTTCACGCTGTGCCTGCTGCGCACGCTTTCGGAACGGCTGAGAAAAGCGAATCAGGACATAGAGTCGCTGCTGTTTCACAACATGCTGGGCCGGCTGTCGTTTACGATACTGCGGCTGACACGGGAACGCGGCATAAAAAAAGAAAACAACCAGATCAACCTGTCGCTGCACGAACTGGCCGATCTGCTGGGCACCACGCGAGAGCCGCTGTCGCGCTCGCTTTCCGTTATGAAAAAAGCCGGCATTCTGGATTATAAAGAGAAGAAAATCATCATTCTCGACCGCAAACGCCTGGAAAGCATGGCGCCTTTATATCCATGACCGAGTCCATACGGGGCTTCCGGGACATT
The Elusimicrobiaceae bacterium DNA segment above includes these coding regions:
- a CDS encoding UDP-N-acetylglucosamine--N-acetylmuramyl-(pentapeptide) pyrophosphoryl-undecaprenol N-acetylglucosamine transferase, producing the protein MTEKHKRLLIACSGTGGHFYPGYSLARVMSAKGWDPLFLVKTGDPARDVLDKAGLPWTELALTGLPRGLHPFALAGFAGQLRASVKRMDIILQDFRPDVVIGFGGYISFPAIYCARKHGIRSIIHEANSVMGMANRWSAKYASLVAWGLIDPKKPLPKDTAAPGTPVRGEFAVRLSRLEARQKLGLNPNRLTVTVFGGSQGARRINDAIVNSALRITAARSDVQFLHITGRRDYVEIKTLYGPSPKNIFVLEYCDRMNLALRAADLAITRAGASTLSELIAVQKPAILIPFPAATNAHQDANARIFEKTGCAVVVKEDASFAKQLYIEMVRLLDVPGTLDVMRHSYAEAGFPNPLEAANKLAYAIEELAADV
- a CDS encoding Crp/Fnr family transcriptional regulator is translated as MTVQYLKKVGFFRHLKPAELNRISSITSQVRVKTGELIFSKEDIGRSFFVVTAGKVKIFTGSPQNRNKTLAYMVEGDFFGEMALLGGKTRSASAEAVTDSELIIIDRQRFFQLIETDTSFTLCLLRTLSERLRKANQDIESLLFHNMLGRLSFTILRLTRERGIKKENNQINLSLHELADLLGTTREPLSRSLSVMKKAGILDYKEKKIIILDRKRLESMAPLYP